TAGAAGTTATACTAAAAAGAGAAATAAAAGAGATAGATGCACCTTTTAATGAAAGATTTTGGCATATTTTTCAAACTTTAGAAGGAGCTTTAAATAAACATAAAATCAGAAGTGACTTAAAAATAAGTAGGAGTAATGAACAATTAAAAGCAATGCTTTTAATTGATTTATACTAAAACCTTAGTAAAATCTATAGAAAATAATGAACCTTCGTTTTCTATAGATTTTAAACTCAAGTTTAAATTGTACTCTTTTACAATTCCTTTTACGATATCAAGTCCTATTCCAAAACCACCTTCATTATTATTACCTCTTTTATATCTTTTAAAAATTTGAGCCTGTTCTTCTTTACTTATTCCTATTCCAAAATCTTGAACAGTTAAAACTGCATCTTTTAATGTAACAATTATATTAGAGTTATTATGACTATATTTAATTGCATTTGAAATTAGATTATTCACTACTTTTTGCATTTTATTTTTATCTACTTTTATTTTACAAGGCTCAACACTTGCTTTTATAGTAATATTTTTTGTGATAGATATATCATTAAAATACTCAACACTATGACTTATAAGTTCACTTAAACAAAACTCTTCTTCTAAACTTTCATCATTTTTTTCAAAAGTTGAAAAATGTATATCATTATAAAGCTGTGAGATTTGTTTTGAACTACTTATTATATATTTCATCATTTTTTCAGGATTTTTACCTTTTTTAAGCATAGAAACAGAAGTCATAAGCACTAAAATAGGTGTGTTTAGTTCATGCGCTGAATCTTTTATAAATTTATCCATAGATTCAACTTTTTCACGTACTGGCTTTAAAAGAAGTTTTGCTAATAAATAAGCTATACAACCTACAAATATAGAACTAAAAATAAGTATTAAACCCATAATAATTTTTAATTTATTTTTATCTTGTACTCCTGTACAAGTTTGTATTGCAATATATCTAATAGGAATATTCTTTTCATAAAGATATGTCACATAATATGTATACTCTTGAGTTTCATATAAATCTTTTTTCAAAGTAAGCTCTTGTTCTTTGTGCATATTTGAAAAAATTAATTTTTTATTTTCATCAAAAAGTGCATATTGTATATCTTTATGTTTTAATTTTATTGGTTTTAGCTTTTCTTTATTCATGTATGAGTTTAATATTTGTGATTTTATTTCATTTGCTGCATTTGACATTTGCATATTACAATGTTCTGCAACTGATTTTAATTCATTTTTATAATAAAAATACAATAATAATCCAACAAGAAGTATTACAGAACCCACGTAAATAGATAAAAAACTAATAAGTGCTTTTCTTTCATCTTTATTCAAATTTATATCCTACTGCTCTAATTGTTTTTATTCTATCTTTTCCAAGCAACTCTCTTAAGTTTTTTATATAAACTCTTATTGTTGCATCTGTTGGCATATCTTCATAAGTCCAAACATTTTGAAGCAACTCTTCACTTGAAATAACTCTATTTTTATGTGCACAAAAATATTTTAAAATATCTCTTTCTTTTAAGGCTATTTTTTTTATACTATTATCAATTTTAAGTTCACAAGAATTAGGGAAAAAACTTATATTTTCACAAAGTTTTAACTCTTCATCTTGATTAATAAAAAATACCTTGCAAAGTTTCATAATTCTTTGGTCAAGCTCTTCTAAATCAAAAGGCTTTTTAATATAATCATCAACTCCAT
The window above is part of the Malaciobacter marinus genome. Proteins encoded here:
- a CDS encoding sensor histidine kinase; translation: MNKDERKALISFLSIYVGSVILLVGLLLYFYYKNELKSVAEHCNMQMSNAANEIKSQILNSYMNKEKLKPIKLKHKDIQYALFDENKKLIFSNMHKEQELTLKKDLYETQEYTYYVTYLYEKNIPIRYIAIQTCTGVQDKNKLKIIMGLILIFSSIFVGCIAYLLAKLLLKPVREKVESMDKFIKDSAHELNTPILVLMTSVSMLKKGKNPEKMMKYIISSSKQISQLYNDIHFSTFEKNDESLEEEFCLSELISHSVEYFNDISITKNITIKASVEPCKIKVDKNKMQKVVNNLISNAIKYSHNNSNIIVTLKDAVLTVQDFGIGISKEEQAQIFKRYKRGNNNEGGFGIGLDIVKGIVKEYNLNLSLKSIENEGSLFSIDFTKVLV
- a CDS encoding response regulator transcription factor — protein: MKVLLLEDDSALSDLLSFHLEDKGYEVIAKTNGQDALEYLIDNKVDFALFDINTPLMSGLEVLKALREDYKNRTPIIVLTAYQDTKHLKESFENGVDDYIKKPFDLEELDQRIMKLCKVFFINQDEELKLCENISFFPNSCELKIDNSIKKIALKERDILKYFCAHKNRVISSEELLQNVWTYEDMPTDATIRVYIKNLRELLGKDRIKTIRAVGYKFE